In one window of Oncorhynchus gorbuscha isolate QuinsamMale2020 ecotype Even-year linkage group LG23, OgorEven_v1.0, whole genome shotgun sequence DNA:
- the thoc3 gene encoding THO complex subunit 3 has translation MASKYYQEMQESFRNNNKSREFPAHSAKVHSVAWSCDGRRLASGSFDKTASVFVLEKDRLVKENNYRGHGDSVDQLCWHPTNPDVFVTASGDKTIRIWDVRTTKCTATVNTKGENINICWSPDGQTIAVGNKDDVVTFIDVKSHRSRAEEQFKFEVNEISWNNDNNMFFLTNGNGCINILSYPELKPIQSINAHPSNCICIKFDPTGKYFATGSADALVSLWTVEELVCVRCFSRLDWPVRTLSFSHDGKMLASASEDHFIDIAEVETGEKLWEVQCESPTFTVAWHPKRPLLAYACDDKEGKYDNNRESGTVKLFGLPNDS, from the exons ATGGCGTCCAAATATTATCAAGAGATGCAAGAGAGTTTTAGAAATAACAACAAAAGCAGGGAATTCCCTGCGCATAGCGCTAAAGTCCATTCAGTAGCATGGAGTTGCGACGGCAGGAGGTTGGCATCTGGGTCTTTTGATAAAACAGCAAGCGTATTTGTCTTGGAAAAAGACCGTTTG GTGAAGGAGAACAACTACAGAGGCCATggagacagtgttgatcagttgTGTTGGCATCCTACCAACCCAGACGTGTTTGTCACTGCATCAGGGGACAAGACCATACGCATCTGGGACGTCAGAACAACAAAGTGCACGGCTACTGTCAACACTAAAG GGGAAAACATCAACATCTGCTGGAGTCCCGACGGCCAAACGATAGCCGTTGGGAACAAGGATGATGTGGTTACCTTCATCGACGTCAAATCACACCGGTCACGAGCTGAGGAGCAGTTTAAGTTCGAAGTCAACGAGATCTCGTGGAATAATGACAACAACATGTTCTTTCTCACCAATGGAAACGGGTGCATCAACATCTTGAG TTACCCCGAGCTGAAGCCCATCCAGTCGATCAACGCCCATCCCTCCAACTGCATCTGCATCAAATTTGACCCCACGGGGAAGTACTTTGCCACAGGAAGTGCAGAtgccctggtcagtctgtggacCGTTGAAGAACTGGTCTGTGTTCGCTGTTTCTCCAG GTTGGACTGGCCAGTGAGAACATTGAGTTTCAGCCATGATGGGAAGATGCTGGCTTCAGCCTCAGAGGACCACTTCATAGACATAGCAGAGGTTGAAACAG GAGAGAAGCTGTGGGAGGTCCAGTGTGAGTCTCCTACTTTCACAGTAGCCTGGCATCCTAAGAGACCGCTGCTGGCCTACGCATGTGATGACAAGGAAGGGAAGTACGACAACAATAGAGAGTCTGGCACAGTCAAACTGTTTGGATTACCTAATGATTCCTGA